Within Saccharomonospora cyanea NA-134, the genomic segment CGGCGGGTCTTCACTCGTATGCCGGAGTCGGCTGACGTCCCCGCGCTGCTGGGGCTACCGTCACACGTGTGAAGCGTGAGGGGGACGCTCGGCAACCCATCGGAGGACTGACGCGGTGACCGCACCCAACGAACGCGGCGGGCAGGATCATCCGCTCTATTCCGAGGCGAACACGGACTCGACACCCCACCCGGCGCAGCCGGCCTGGCAGCAGGGGCCGCCTTCCGGTTGGCAGGGTGCCGTGCCGCCCGCCGCGCCGCAGGCCCGGTTCGACGGGCTGGGGCAGCCGCCCCTGCCCCAGCCGCGGCACCAGCCCGGCTATCCGTATCCCGGCGGCCCGCCGGGGCTCGACAGCACGCAGTTCGTGCGCAAGCCGAAGCGGGAACCCAAGTCGGGTTGGCGCAGAGCCGTGTACCTGGCGACGGGCAAGCTGGTCAATCCCGGTGAGGGGCCTGCCGATCGACGGCGCAGGGAACTCGTGTCGCGGGTGAACCAGCCGCTGCGGGGCTGCCACCGCATCGCGCTGCTGAGCCTGAAGGGCGGGGTGGGCAAGACCACCACCACGACCACGCTCGGCTCCACGTTCGCGTCGCTGCGAGGCGACCGGGTGATCGCCGTCGACGCCAACCCGGACGCGGGCACGCTGTCGCAGAAGATTCCCATCGAGACCACGGCGACGGTACGGCATCTGCTGCGTGACGCCGACCGCATCACGCGCTACAGCGACGTACGCGCCTACACCTCACAGGGGCCCAGCAGGCTGGAGATCCTGGCCTCGGACGCCGATCCCGCCGCGTCGGAGGCGTTCTCCGAACACGACTACCTGCGTGTCATGGCGGTGCTCGAACGCTTCTACAACATCGTGCTCACCGACTGCGGTACCGGCCTGATGCACTCGGCGATGAAGGGCGTGCTCGACTCCGCCGACGCGCTCGTGGTGGTGTCGTCGGGCTCGCTGGACGGCGCACGCAGTGCGTCGACGACGCTCGACTGGCTCGAGGCACACGGCTACGGCGACCTCGTGGGACGTTCGGTAGCGGTGATCAACTCGGTCCGCCCCAAAGCGGGGTCGGTGGACCTGGACAGGCTGGCGGCGCACTTCGCGGCCCGCGTGCGCGCGGTGGTGCGCATCCCGTTCGACCCGCACCTTGAGGAGGGCGCGGAGATCGAACTCGACCGCCTTTCCGGTGACACCCGGGCGGCACTGCTGGAACTCGCCGCCGCGCTCGCCGACGGGTTCGGGGTGACGGGAACGCCGCTGTTGCGCTGACGTCCGGCCAACGGGTCAGCTGCTGGGGTCGTCGTCCTTGCGCTTCTTCTGCTGCTCGGAGAGGCGGCGCAGGAACTCCGGGTCGTCGTCAGGCGCGACCGGGGCCTGCCGCGCGGACACGCCGACGCGGTCGGCACCGAGCATGCGCCACAGGAGGAAAGCGACAGTGGCGGCGCCGATCGCCGCGAGCAGGTAGATCATGCTCGCTCCTTTCGGTGTGTCGCGCGAGTGACCACACTACTGCACCCGAGATTAGCCCTTTTGTCCATTGCGCTGTTCGGGGTGTCCTTCGCGAGAGCAGGGGACCGGAAAGGCACGCGAAGGACACCCCGTAGCGAGGGGTCAGTTACGAGGACGCTCACGTGCGTCCGTGGTCAGCTCGGCAAGGAGCTGGTTGACCTCGGACTCGCGGAAACGGCGATGGCCCCCAGGGGTGCGAATCGATCCGATCCGACCCGCCGTCGCCCAGCGCGTCACCGTCTTCGGGTCGACTCGGAACAAAGCGGCGACTTCGCCCGGCGTCAGGAGCCGGCCTCCAGTGCTCGCGGTCACTCTTCGCCTCCTTCACTACTCGGAGATCACAATCGTGTCACTTCCCCCGCCGGGTACTCGAACGGTTGTCAATGAGTAAAGAGGTAGTAAGGGACAAACGGTGCTGTTCGGGCGCTCCACCGGTCGGGTGGGACACGGCGTAGCCTCGGATGGCGTGAGTGACCGCCGATCCGACACGCTTGTCCGTGATCTTGCTCTGTACGTCCTCGCCCGGTTCTCGCTCGTCGCGGTGATCACGGCGATCCTCGTGCTCGTCCAGGTGCCGCTGCTCGTCGGCCTCGTCATCGGGCTGGTCGTCGGGTTGCCGCTCGGTCTGCTGCTGTTCCGGTCCCTCAACGCCAAGGTGACCGCCGGGCTCGCGGCGCGCAACGAACGGCGAGCCACCGAACGCGCACGCCTGCGGGCCGAGTTGCGCGGCGAGAGACTCGACACCGACGACGAGGCCGAGTCACACGGTGTCGACCGCAAGGGCGCCGACGAGACGGAGGAGCGGTGAACGACGAGTGGGTGCGGGAAGCCGTCCGCATCATCGAGGCCGACGCCAACCGCAGCGCGGACACCCACCTGCACGTCTTCCCCCTGCCCGCTGAGTGGGGGATCGACCTGTACCTCAAGGACGAGTCCGTCCACCCCACCGGCTCGCTCAAACACCGGCTGGCGCGGTCACTGCTGCTCTACGGCCTGGTGAACGGCCAGATCGGTCCCGACACGGTGCTGGTGGAGGCGTCGAGTGGATCGACGGCGGTGTCGGAGGCGTACTTCGCGCGGATGCTCGGGCTGGAGTTCGTCACCGTGGTGCCGCGGAGGACGAGCCAGGAGAAGATCGACCTCATCGAGTTCTACGGCGGACGCTGTCACTTCGTCGACCGCCCGCCGGACATGTACACCGAGGCCGAGCGGCTCGCCGCCGAGTGCGGCGGCCACTACCTCGACCAGTTCACCTACGCCGAGCGGGCCACCGACTGGCGCGGCAACAACAACATCGCCGAATCGGTGTTCACGCAGTTGCGTTCGGAGCGCCACCCGGTGCCCTCGTGGATCGTGGTCGGCGCCGGCACGGGCGGCACCAGCGCGACGTTCGGCCGGTACGTCCGCTACCGCAGGCACGCGACGAAGATCGCCGTGGTGGACCCCGAGAACTCCGCCTTCTACGGCGCGTGGCAGACCGGAGCGCGGGACTACCAGACGGGCATGCCGTCACGGATCGAGGGCATCGGACGGCCGAGGGTGGAGCCGTCGTTCCTCCCCGAGGTGATCGACGAGATGATCCAGGTTCCCGACGCCGGGTCGCTGGCGGCGATCCGCTTCCTGCGCCGCCACACCGGGCACTGGGCCGGCGGTTCGACGGGCACCAACCTCTACGGCGCCTTCACGCTCATCTCGCGGATGCTCGCCCGAGGGGAGCGCGGCAGCGTGGTGACGCTGCTCTGCGACGGCGGCGAGCGCTACGCCGGGACGTACTACGACGACACCTGGCTGGCCGAGCGCGGGCTGGACGTCGAGCCGCACCTCAAGGCGTGCGAGCGCTTCCTGGAGACCGGGATGTTCCCCGGCTGACGTCCTCGCTCAGCCCGCGAGTGCGAGTGCCGTGCCCGTGAGCACCGCCCACGCGAGCATGGCGAAACCCGTGTCGCGCAGCACCGGGATGAGCGCCAGACCTCCCTGACCGCTCGTGATCGTGCGCACCGGGTTCACGAGAAGCGCCGCCGTCAACAGACCCACGAGCGTCGCGGGATGGGCGAAGCCCAGCGCGACGGTGACGAGGAACGGCACGGCCACGAGCCCGACGTAGAACCGGCGGGTGCCCGCGTCACCGAGCCGCACGGCGAGCGTGATCTTGCCCGCGACGCGGTCGGTGGGGATGTCCCGCAGGTTGTTGGCCACGAGCACCGCCATCGACAGGCACCCGACGGCCACCGCGCAGCCGAGAGCCTCCCAGCTCACCCGGCCCGCCTGCACGTAGACGGTGCCGAGCACGGCGGCGAGTCCGAAGAAGACGAACACCGCGACCTCGCCGAACCCGGCGTAGCCGTACGGGCGGGAACCCCCGGTGTAGAACCACGCTCCGGCGATGCATGCCGCCCCCACCAGCAGCAGCCACCACTCGCCCGTCACCAGCACGAGCACGAGTCCGAGCAGTCCCGCCACCGCGAACGACGTCAGCGCCGCGGCCAGCACGGCCCTCGGTGGCGCGGCTCCCGAACCCACCAGCCGCAGCGGACCCACGCGCTCGGCGTCGGTGCCCTTGACGCCGTCGGAGTAGTCGTTGGCGAAGTTCACGCCGACGATCAGGGCCAGC encodes:
- the cds1 gene encoding L-cysteine desulfhydrase Cds1, encoding MNDEWVREAVRIIEADANRSADTHLHVFPLPAEWGIDLYLKDESVHPTGSLKHRLARSLLLYGLVNGQIGPDTVLVEASSGSTAVSEAYFARMLGLEFVTVVPRRTSQEKIDLIEFYGGRCHFVDRPPDMYTEAERLAAECGGHYLDQFTYAERATDWRGNNNIAESVFTQLRSERHPVPSWIVVGAGTGGTSATFGRYVRYRRHATKIAVVDPENSAFYGAWQTGARDYQTGMPSRIEGIGRPRVEPSFLPEVIDEMIQVPDAGSLAAIRFLRRHTGHWAGGSTGTNLYGAFTLISRMLARGERGSVVTLLCDGGERYAGTYYDDTWLAERGLDVEPHLKACERFLETGMFPG
- a CDS encoding DUF4229 domain-containing protein produces the protein MSDRRSDTLVRDLALYVLARFSLVAVITAILVLVQVPLLVGLVIGLVVGLPLGLLLFRSLNAKVTAGLAARNERRATERARLRAELRGERLDTDDEAESHGVDRKGADETEER
- a CDS encoding MinD/ParA family ATP-binding protein: MTAPNERGGQDHPLYSEANTDSTPHPAQPAWQQGPPSGWQGAVPPAAPQARFDGLGQPPLPQPRHQPGYPYPGGPPGLDSTQFVRKPKREPKSGWRRAVYLATGKLVNPGEGPADRRRRELVSRVNQPLRGCHRIALLSLKGGVGKTTTTTTLGSTFASLRGDRVIAVDANPDAGTLSQKIPIETTATVRHLLRDADRITRYSDVRAYTSQGPSRLEILASDADPAASEAFSEHDYLRVMAVLERFYNIVLTDCGTGLMHSAMKGVLDSADALVVVSSGSLDGARSASTTLDWLEAHGYGDLVGRSVAVINSVRPKAGSVDLDRLAAHFAARVRAVVRIPFDPHLEEGAEIELDRLSGDTRAALLELAAALADGFGVTGTPLLR
- a CDS encoding BldC family transcriptional regulator produces the protein MTASTGGRLLTPGEVAALFRVDPKTVTRWATAGRIGSIRTPGGHRRFRESEVNQLLAELTTDARERPRN
- a CDS encoding 1,4-dihydroxy-2-naphthoate polyprenyltransferase; protein product: MATVAEWIEGARPRTLPNAVAPVLVGVGAAAQLDALSWWRSLLALLVALALIVGVNFANDYSDGVKGTDAERVGPLRLVGSGAAPPRAVLAAALTSFAVAGLLGLVLVLVTGEWWLLLVGAACIAGAWFYTGGSRPYGYAGFGEVAVFVFFGLAAVLGTVYVQAGRVSWEALGCAVAVGCLSMAVLVANNLRDIPTDRVAGKITLAVRLGDAGTRRFYVGLVAVPFLVTVALGFAHPATLVGLLTAALLVNPVRTITSGQGGLALIPVLRDTGFAMLAWAVLTGTALALAG